One genomic region from Laspinema palackyanum D2c encodes:
- a CDS encoding Uma2 family endonuclease, which produces MEVATLEAFIPLELTLELSDEQFFQLCQNNRNLRFERKATGELIIMPPTGSDTGNRNGRLIQQLFNWTDTNDLGVAFDSSAGFKMPKGGNRSPDASWIQKDRWDGLTQAQKQQFAPLCPDFVVELRSATDSLKALQDKMLEYLENGVRLGWLIDRQNLRVEIYRPGQDVEIIESPQSLSGEDVLPGFVLDLGLILY; this is translated from the coding sequence ATGGAAGTGGCAACCCTTGAAGCGTTTATACCTTTAGAATTAACTCTGGAGTTAAGCGATGAGCAGTTTTTTCAACTTTGTCAAAACAACCGCAATTTACGCTTTGAACGTAAGGCAACGGGAGAATTAATCATTATGCCTCCGACGGGCAGCGATACGGGCAATCGGAATGGTAGACTGATTCAGCAGTTATTCAATTGGACAGATACGAATGATTTAGGAGTGGCTTTTGACTCTTCTGCTGGGTTCAAAATGCCTAAAGGTGGAAATCGATCGCCGGATGCTTCTTGGATTCAAAAAGATCGCTGGGATGGGTTGACGCAGGCACAAAAGCAGCAATTTGCGCCGCTATGTCCTGATTTTGTTGTGGAGTTACGGTCTGCCACTGATTCTTTGAAAGCGTTACAAGATAAAATGTTAGAATATTTGGAGAATGGGGTGCGGTTAGGTTGGTTAATTGACCGTCAAAATCTTCGGGTAGAAATTTATCGTCCTGGGCAAGATGTGGAAATTATTGAGTCTCCTCAATCTTTATCTGGGGAAGATGTTTTGCCTGGGTTTGTTTTGGATTTAGGGCTGATTTTGTATTAG
- a CDS encoding BCD family MFS transporter yields the protein MATGNISESTSAPYPETLKPRIDLATMFRLGLFQMGLGIMSLLTLGVINRVMIEELRVPALIAAGAIAMHQFVSPTRIWFGQMSDSKPLLGSHRTGYVWMGAALFTAISFIAVQIVWQLGSSLEATGWSQTTYLWAGGLALAFGIYGLALSASSTPFAALLVDVSDEDNRSKLVSIVWSMLMVGIIVGAIVSSGLLKQITLDTPIEQLQASVNRLFIIVPAIVLVLTGIATVGVEKKYSRFGSRSNGGDRDDQIGLGEALRVLTASRQTGIFFTFLLVMSISLFMQDAVMEPYGGEVFGMAISETTQLNAFFGMGTLMGIASTGFLVVPRLGKQNTTKLGCICAAVCLGLIMMAGFTEKPEMLMGSLLLYGLASGIITTGAISLMLDLTAAETAGTFIGAWGLAQAIARGLSTLAGGAVLDVGRLLFGVPVLSYGLVFATQAAGMILAVVLLRRVNIHEFRENAKDAIAAVMAGELD from the coding sequence ATGGCAACTGGCAATATATCCGAGTCCACATCCGCCCCATATCCGGAAACCCTCAAGCCCAGAATTGACTTAGCAACCATGTTTCGCCTGGGTTTATTTCAAATGGGTCTGGGGATCATGTCCTTACTGACCCTAGGGGTGATTAACCGGGTGATGATTGAAGAACTCCGAGTCCCGGCGTTGATTGCTGCTGGGGCGATCGCCATGCACCAGTTTGTCAGTCCGACTCGCATCTGGTTTGGTCAAATGTCCGACTCAAAACCCTTACTGGGCAGCCATCGCACTGGCTATGTCTGGATGGGTGCCGCCCTATTTACGGCCATCTCCTTCATTGCGGTACAAATTGTGTGGCAACTCGGCAGCAGCTTGGAGGCCACCGGATGGAGTCAGACCACCTACCTCTGGGCGGGAGGGCTGGCCCTAGCCTTTGGAATCTACGGTCTGGCCCTGAGTGCCAGTTCGACCCCCTTTGCGGCCCTCCTGGTGGATGTCTCCGATGAAGATAACCGCTCTAAACTGGTGAGTATCGTTTGGTCGATGCTGATGGTGGGGATTATTGTTGGGGCGATCGTCAGTAGTGGTTTACTCAAGCAAATCACCCTAGATACCCCCATCGAACAGCTACAGGCATCGGTGAACCGTTTATTTATAATTGTCCCGGCGATCGTGCTCGTCCTCACCGGGATTGCCACTGTGGGAGTCGAGAAAAAATATTCCCGCTTTGGTTCCCGCTCAAATGGAGGAGACCGAGACGACCAAATTGGCTTGGGTGAGGCCCTGCGCGTCTTGACTGCCAGTCGCCAAACGGGGATATTCTTTACCTTTCTGCTGGTGATGAGCATCAGTCTGTTCATGCAGGATGCCGTCATGGAACCCTACGGTGGGGAAGTCTTCGGAATGGCGATCTCAGAAACGACCCAACTGAATGCCTTCTTCGGGATGGGGACCCTGATGGGGATTGCATCGACAGGTTTTTTAGTCGTTCCGCGCCTGGGTAAGCAAAACACCACCAAATTAGGCTGTATCTGTGCTGCCGTCTGTTTGGGACTGATTATGATGGCCGGATTTACAGAAAAACCAGAAATGTTAATGGGGTCCTTACTCCTCTACGGTTTAGCATCGGGTATTATTACCACGGGTGCCATTAGTTTGATGCTGGATCTAACTGCCGCAGAAACTGCCGGGACCTTTATCGGGGCCTGGGGATTAGCCCAGGCGATCGCCCGAGGACTGTCTACCCTTGCTGGGGGTGCGGTTTTGGATGTGGGGCGCTTGCTCTTTGGTGTACCCGTTTTGTCTTATGGTCTCGTGTTTGCCACCCAAGCTGCGGGGATGATTCTAGCGGTTGTCCTCCTGCGACGAGTCAATATTCACGAGTTCCGCGAGAATGCCAAAGATGCGATCGCGGCAGTGATGGCCGGTGAATTAGACTGA
- a CDS encoding inositol monophosphatase family protein: MTDFWDQVLHFAETTANKVGKELMADFGQVQAVEKADGSLVTQSDKWADRELCDAIATRFPEHGVLSEESKHLFPDTEWCWIIDPLDGTTNFARRIPIWGVSLGLLYRGVPVFGYVHLPPLHQSFHGFWSGTTGLKLPQGAFLDRRRIHSSSDPLDPNQFFSFCSRSIGHYQPDFPCKIRMLGVASYNFLTVAAGITLGGVEATPKIWDIAGVWPIIQAAGAVWHSLSPEPIFPLTPGTHYGDRSFPTLVTAQPNLIPVFEPFVKSLG, translated from the coding sequence ATGACTGATTTTTGGGATCAAGTTTTACACTTTGCGGAGACGACCGCGAATAAGGTCGGTAAAGAGCTAATGGCTGATTTCGGCCAAGTGCAGGCAGTAGAAAAAGCCGATGGTAGCTTAGTCACGCAATCGGACAAATGGGCCGATCGCGAACTGTGCGATGCGATCGCCACTCGCTTCCCGGAACATGGGGTCCTCAGCGAAGAATCCAAACATCTCTTTCCCGATACCGAATGGTGTTGGATTATCGACCCCCTAGACGGCACCACCAACTTCGCCCGCCGTATCCCGATATGGGGGGTGTCTCTGGGACTACTCTATCGCGGTGTCCCCGTCTTCGGGTATGTCCATTTACCGCCCCTCCATCAATCTTTCCACGGGTTCTGGTCCGGCACAACGGGACTGAAATTACCCCAGGGGGCCTTCCTCGATCGCCGCCGGATTCACAGCAGTTCAGATCCACTGGATCCTAATCAATTTTTTAGCTTCTGTTCCCGCAGTATCGGCCACTATCAACCGGATTTCCCCTGCAAAATTCGGATGTTAGGCGTTGCCAGCTACAATTTCCTCACCGTTGCTGCCGGGATTACCCTTGGAGGAGTAGAAGCAACGCCCAAAATCTGGGATATTGCCGGAGTTTGGCCGATTATCCAAGCTGCCGGTGCCGTCTGGCATTCCCTATCCCCGGAACCCATTTTCCCCCTCACCCCCGGTACCCACTACGGCGATCGCTCCTTTCCCACTCTCGTCACGGCGCAACCCAATCTCATACCTGTCTTTGAACCCTTTGTCAAATCCTTGGGATAG
- a CDS encoding formyltransferase family protein: MRRAGWMRIVTPVLIDAFPSRILNLHRSLLPSFKGGHGVEKGIREWERVAIAVSPTLELGQ; this comes from the coding sequence GTGAGAAGGGCAGGTTGGATGCGGATTGTGACGCCGGTTTTGATTGATGCATTTCCCAGTCGCATTTTGAATCTGCACCGGAGTTTATTGCCCAGTTTTAAAGGCGGTCATGGGGTGGAAAAGGGAATAAGGGAATGGGAGAGGGTGGCGATCGCTGTTTCTCCCACCCTGGAACTGGGCCAATAA
- a CDS encoding Uma2 family endonuclease, with protein MEVATLEPFTPVRLTLDLTDEQFFQLCQNNRNLRFERTATGEVIIMSPTGGETSNRNIELSYQLQGWSRQNNLGKAFDSNGGFKLPKGGNRSPDASWVNITRWNALTPEEREKFLPLCPDFVVELRSASDSLKELQDKMVEYLENGVRLGWLIDRQNIRVEIYRPGQDVEIIESPQSLSGEDVLPGFILDLGPILY; from the coding sequence ATGGAAGTGGCAACCCTTGAACCGTTTACACCGGTGAGATTAACCTTAGATTTAACCGATGAGCAGTTTTTTCAACTCTGTCAAAACAACCGCAATTTACGCTTTGAACGGACGGCAACGGGAGAAGTAATCATTATGTCACCGACGGGAGGAGAAACCAGCAATCGTAACATCGAACTCTCTTACCAGTTGCAAGGGTGGAGTCGTCAGAATAATTTAGGGAAAGCGTTTGACTCAAATGGTGGTTTTAAATTACCCAAAGGAGGAAATCGTTCCCCGGATGCGTCTTGGGTGAATATCACGCGGTGGAATGCCTTAACCCCCGAGGAACGAGAGAAATTTTTGCCCCTTTGTCCTGATTTTGTGGTGGAGTTACGGTCTGCCAGTGATTCTTTGAAAGAGTTACAAGATAAAATGGTAGAATATCTTGAGAATGGGGTGCGCTTAGGTTGGTTAATTGACCGTCAAAATATTCGGGTAGAAATTTATCGTCCTGGGCAAGATGTGGAAATTATTGAGTCTCCTCAATCTTTAAGTGGGGAAGATGTTTTGCCTGGGTTTATTTTAGATTTAGGTCCGATTTTGTATTGA